The genome window GAGATGGTGAATATTTGAGGCAGCTCTTTCCTTTTAATCaggatttttgggtttattaATGAGTAATAGAACCATTCCTCTGGGTTCTTACAAACGTAAGACCCCCTAAATCTCTGCCATACAGGGACCCTCACAGGCACCTGCAGTAGCAAAGTTACTCATCATTTAAGTGGTATTTACACCTGAAATCCCTCTTGGCTTAAACTCCAGCTTCTCATGCCTTGGAGGACTCCCTGGCTGATGAGGAATATTTGTGCAGTTTAGGATTACACAGCCAAAACGTGACTCCTACCCTAAAAATCTGTGCTTTGAATggctgtgatttttattttttactttaaatcaTCGTCAGAAACTGCAAGTATTAATTGGAATCTGATAGGGAAGGTGCAGGGTTGTACTCACAAATTTCTTCTCGGGGTGGGAAGAGCCAGGTTTGGTGACAGGAACGGGGGGTGGAGGACCTTTGGGCCTCAGggcaggctggaaaaaaaaaaccaaaaaaccaaaataaaccagaaTATAAACCAATTTAACCCTCtgtgtgcagtgtgtgtgtgtgtgtgtgtgtgttttcccaCGTGCTCCTGGGGAATGtgcaggctggagctgggtagAAAAGGGCTGGGAGGATGAGGGGCGCTGGCTGaggaaacagaaacacagaatcctTGTGGTCACACTGTGCCCAGGGTTTGTGATGCTCCCCAAATCCCgcaggggagcagggacatTCCAGCTATTTCAGTATTCCCAGAAATACTCACACTCTGCCGCTGGGGTTTGTTCTCCTGAGGGGGAGGCACGGGAAGAACTTTGTTATCGATCACCTGCGAACAGGAGCGGTCACAGGTGGGCTGGAGCCCTTGTCTCACCCGTGATTGATTGACTGATTGATTAAtcgattgattgattgattgattgatcgATCGATCGATCTGcggctgtccctgccctgcctcggGCACCCAGAGCCCTCCCCGTGCTGGGATTCCCAGCCTTGTCCTGACAAAATTATGGGAATTTCGTGCTGGGATTCCCAGTGTTATCCCTtcagaattctgggaatttcgTGCTGGGATTCCCAGTGTTATCCCTTCAGAATTCtagaattctgggaattttgtgCTGGGGTTCCCAGCGTTGTCCCTTCAAAATTATGGGAATTTCCTACTGGGATTCCCAGTGTTATCCCTtcagaattctgggaattttgtgCTGGGGTTCCCAGTGTTATCCCTtcagaattctgggaatttcgTGCTGGGATTCCCAGTGTTATCCCTtcagaattctgggaatttcgTGCTGGGATTCCCAGTGTTATCCCTtcagaattctgggaatttcgTGCTGGGATTCCCAGTGTTATCCCTtcagaattctgggaattttgtgCTGGGGTTCCCAGTGTTATCCCTTCAAAATTATGGGAATTTCCTACTGGGATTCCCAGTGTTATCCCTtcagaattctgggaatttcgTGCTGGGGTTCCCAGTGTTATCCCTtcagaattctgggaatttcgTGCTGGGATTCCCAGTGTTATCCCTtcagaattctgggaatttcgTGCTGGGATTCCCAGCGTTGTCCCttcagaattttgggaattttgtgcTGGGATTCCCAGTGTTATCCCTtcagaattctgggaattttgtgCTGGGATTCCCAGCGTTGTCCCTtcagaattctgggaatttcgTGCTGGGATTCCCAGTGTTATCCCTtcagaattctgggaatttcgTGCTGGGATTCCCAGTGTTATCCCTtcagaattctgggaattttgtgCTGGGGTTCCCAGCGTTGTCCCTtcagaattctgggaattttgtgCTGGGGTTCCCAGTGTTATCCCTTCAGAATTCTGGGAATCTCCTGCTGGGATTCCCAGCGTTGTCCCttcagaattttgggaattttgtgcTGGGGTTCCCAGTGTTATCCCTTCAGAATTCTGGGAATCTCCTGCTGGGATTCCCAGCGTTGTCCCTTCAGAATTTTGGGAATCTTGTGCTGGGATTTCCAGCTCTGTCCCTTCCCCCCATTATTTTGGGAATCTCTTTCTGGGGATCTCAGCGCTGTCCCTCCCCTCAGCATTTCGGGATTCTGATGGAAGTGCAGCCCCCGTGGCTGATGGTTTTTCTGATGGTTTGAGCCCCGGGGAcagtccccagctgtccccgcTCACCTTCGGGGCAggtggcaccagcacaggctgttccctgcagctctgctcctgatCCACAAAGACCTGGTTGGTGGCTCCGGGTCCCCTCCCGGTCTGGTGGCTGTCAGAGATTTCAAATCGAGGTCAGTTTTAGTGAACCGAAGAAAAAACCTCACAGCTGAAGcccctgccttcctcctcctgctgtttTGGACTCGTGGCTTTGATTTGTTTCTTCCCTTTATTCTTTTGGGATTATTAGGGATTTCATTTCAACTCTTCCATCCCCTCCCAACCATGGGATTTCTGAAACACCTCCACAAATCTCATGGAccatcttccttcctttccagagTCTAATTCCTCCCACCCTCATTGCAAACTCTGCTTAAACCTCTGCAGGGATCTCCTGGCTTTGCTCTGTGGGTTTTGGGTGGGCGTGGGGAGGATTTACCTCTTGTGGAAGCCTCGGAAGCGGGTGAGCAGCAcggctgcagctgcagtgacagccaggacagccagcaccccagcagccacagcaatgCCTGCAGGCACAGAAACAGTCCTTAAACATCCCAGACCACTGAGGGCAGGCACAGAAACAGTTCCTAAAACATCAGGGAATCACTGAGGGACAGAAACCGTTCTTAGAACATCAGGAATCACTGAGGGATAGAAACAGTTCCTAAAATCACTGAGGGCAGGCACAGAAACAGTTCTTAAACATCAGGGATCACtgagagcagagacagaaaaagtTCCTAAAACATCAGGAATCACTGAGGAACAGAAACAGTTCCTAAAATCActgagagcagggacagaaaaaGTTCCTAAAACATCAGGAATCACTGAGGAACAGAAACAGTTCCTAAAATCACTGAtggcagggacagagagagTCCCTAAACCCTCAGGAgtcactggggacagggacagattCCCAGGTGTGGCACTTACTGGTGAGGGCTGAGGAGCTGTCGCAGTTTGGGGGTGCCCACCCCTCCTCACACTGGCACTGCATCTTGTGGTCACACACCtggggagcacagagcagggacaccctcaGCAGGTTTGGGGGCCGAAAGTTTATGGGTGAGGATGCTGAGAAgtttttgtatttccttttttttttttttttttttaatcactcaGTTTGTTTGGGCTAAAATTTAGCACAAAAGGAGCAGTTTGGGGTGTTAAAGGACAGTCCTGATGTCATGCACCTTTTGCTTCTGCAGTGAAAGCTTCACTATAGATTTAATCTATTTATCTGTAGGTCTCTGAAAGGTCAAATATGAGCAGAATTCTCTTCCCCAAATCAAAATAACCTAATAGAGAAGAGCTGTGATACCATGGCTCAGGGGCTGTGTCCATCTCCAGGCCAAAAATATTGATGTTACATCAGGTGAGATGTGTTTTcataaaaaacaattttcaagTTTCTGACTCCTCAAATTTGACAGATTTGTGTCAATGACTGAAACACTGTCAGCAAGGAGGTCTGAGGCTGATCTGCATCATTTTCTTGGGGTTTTAAAGTGAATAACATCAAATGCTGGTGTCTTACAGCATGGCCAGAGCACTTGGCAGAGCAGTTGGTGGATCTGAAGACCTCCTCAGCATGGACACACTCCCCGTGGCTGCACACCTGAAATGAGAGCAAACCACAGGGATTTGGAGCTTCCAGGACAGGCAGAGTTGTCATTTTATCCTGTGAGgggatggagagcagcaggagacacAGAACCAGCTCTGGAAACCCCTCAGACCCCTTTCAGGAGTGGGAGATGAGGGGTTAATTTTCCATGTGGGTGTTTTGTAGAAAGGGGAGTGACAGAAATGTGCAGACATCACTGCTCCCCACCCCAGGCCCTCATCCCTCCCTTCCAGGTGGGAATATTCAGGGAAGTGACTGGAAACAGCACCCAGTGATGAGGGACATCCATTatggaaataattaaatgtaATAACAACACATTAATGATCTCCTAACCCCTCACACAAATCTTTGTGTCAGTAAAGGCAACGAGGCAGCAGCCAAGCCtaaaggaaatgggaatggtGTCAATTCctgtttgctttgctgctggTTTGGGATAAAAGTCAGGAAAGCAGATCAGCAGAAGTTTGGGGTCCACTCAGTCCTCCCTGTTTAAAAATCTTCCTTGGACAAGAGAGAATTGTATAAGCAAGACTGAGGGAGGGggaagaataaaggaaaaagtgaTTCTCTGTTGGGGAAggtgaaacaggaaaaccttgtCAGTATGATTGCCTGGCAAAAGATCTTGAGAATATGGGAACTGTAACCGAGAGTGGAATGAGAGCGGTCTCTGAGACACCAAACCTCAGTTACTGAGCAGCTGAAAACAACAGCGCGGGCAGCTGAGAGTGATCCCTGCGGAGAGAACAATTCCCTGCgcctgcacacagctccaaggccagagcagaccctgccagcTCGGCAGAAGGGTCCCCAGAGGAGTTTGTAGGGTTTGAGATGGGACCCAGCGGGGCAGCGCGATGATTCTTACAGGCTGGGTGTAAACGCTGCAGGATTCGTGTCTTGTGTTACACCGGGCAGTGACAATCAGAATATTCAGCACGGGAGAAGATTTCTTGTATTGTGACGGGAACGTCGCGCTCTTCCTATTGCTTTACTCTGACTCTGAGACTGACTCTTACTCCTACTCTTACTATTGCTTTACTCTGACTCTGAGACTGACTCTTACTCCTACTCTTACTATTGCTTTACTCTGACTCTGAGACTGACTCTTACTCCTACTCTTACTATTGCTTTACTCTGACTCTGAGACTGACTCTTACTCCTACTCTTACTATTGCTTTACTCTGACTCTGAGACTGACTCTTACTCTTACTCTTACTATTGCTTTACTCTGACTCTGAGACTGACTCTTACTCCTACTCTTACTATTGCTTTACTCTGACTCTGAGACTGACTCTTACTCTTACTCTTACTATTGCTTTACTCTGACTCTGAGACTGACTCTTACTCCTACTCTTCCTATTGCTTTACTCTGACTCTGAGACTGACTCTTACTCCTACTCTTACTATTGCTTTACTCTGACTCTGAGACTGACTCTTACTCCTACTCTTACTATTGCTTTACTCTGACTCTGAGACTGACTCTTACTCCTACTCTTACTATTGCTTTACTCTGACTCTGAGACTGACTCTTACTCCTACTCTTACTATtgctctcactctcactctcactctcactctcactctcactctcactcactctcactcactctcactctcactctcactctcactctcactcactctcactcactctcactcactctcactctcactctcactctcactcactctcactctcactctcactctcactctcactcactctcactctcactctcactctcactctcactcactctcactctcactctcactctcactcactctcactcactctcactcactctcactctcactctcactctcactctcactctcactcactctcactctcactctcactcactctcactctcctgctctctggtgCCTGCCCCGAGCTgttcctggcagctcccagcagggtcCTTGCCCCCCGGCCCTTTGCAGTCACCCCGAGTTCCCAGAGCTGGAATGGTTTCCgagctctctcctctctccgTCCCCACCGTCCTGCCCCACGATGCTTCTACAGTTCTCCACTCACCATGCCATTCCCACATTTGGTTCCATCCAGGATCATCCCCGGgtcctcctccccagccctggggaagcTGCCTTTGCAGGAGCGGAAGGTCAGCAGGCTCCCATCCCGAGGCATCTCCCTCCCTCCAGAGCAGTAGAGTTTTCCACACATTTTGTCTCTGGAAAGAGAACAGGAGCTGTTACCTCAAGAACCTGGCCCAGAAAAGCAGCgctgagctgctccctcctgcaggCTGAATTGCAAGGAAATGGaatccctgcagcagggaatgCTGGCGTGGGCAGCTTGGTTGGAGCAGGTGACAGGTTCTTAAATCCTGCTGAGTTTATTAGGGAACAGAAATCCATTCACAGAAATGAGCATTGAACTGGTATTCCTTCACTTCTGAAATTCCCAATCCCGAAATCCCTGGAGCTCAGCCACACGCTCGtcctccccagcagccctgcacaggtccctgtgcaCACCTTTGCTCTCTCACATCAGGGTTTAAATCCACTTTTGTTAGAAATTACTTCCCACAATTTTCAGACACAGCAAGAAGGAATACAGGCCTGTGCCACTAAAATAGGGCATTCCTGGCTTCTCATTTGAGTGGGAATGGtctctcttcccaaatcccagcacatTCCATACCCCAGTGCTTACTTTTTCTTGCACGGGAGGTGAGtcccctgctccttcctgcagtatcCAAAATATGTCCCCCTCTCGTTCATGTGGTAACAGGAGGCTGGGCCCTCTGTGGCCTCTGCAggggaaaaggcagcaggatgagtttgggaaaactgggaatattccatctccttcctttgcttAGGAAATGGCCATTCCCAGCCAAGTGCCCATGGGCATAAATGACTTTTTGGCACTTCAGCctgcagaagggaagggaaggatccagggagagctcagagccccttccagagcctgaaggggctccaggagagctggggagggactggggacaagggatggagggacaggacacggggaatggcttcccactggaAAATTGAGATttgggtgggatactgggaaggaattcctggctgggagggttgAGGGGCTGAGATGGAATTCTCAaaagagctgtggctgctcctggatccctggcagtgtccaaggccaggctggatcccccaggaggtgtccctgccatggcactgtGTCacactgggtgggatttaagtTTCCTTTCAGCCCAAACCATGGCCGAGTTCtagaaaatgctgctttcagaaGCACCAGACATGCCAAATTTGGATGTTAATTTGAAGGACAGCAATCTCCTCTTCCCATCTGGTCAAAAACCACTTCCCCAATTCCATTCCAGCTACCTCAAATGCGTTCTGCAAAAGATGAATGCACTCCCCACTTCCCATTTCTCTGGAAGCACAGAGCACCCCAAGCCCTGAGCTCCAGCTCATGACTTCCAAACACCAACAGTGGGAAAGATAAAAATCATCGTTAATTGTGCTACGGACTGGAGTTTACTTGTATGGACGGGCTGCTCCTGAGGATCTGGAGATGCAGAATTCccttctctgtgtgtgctgtgacCAAGCCAAGCTGAATTTTGGGGCTGCCCAGGGTACTCACGTGGCCCGAAGGCAGCTTTGCACTGGCTGTCACGGGTGGGACAGGTGCCCATGTAGCAATATCCCTCTCCAAAGTTGCAGGGGTGCCCATTGACCCGGAATCGATCCTCagggcagctgggggagctcCCTGTGCACATCTCAGCCAGGTCACAGTCGTCTTTCACCGCCCGGCACACCGAGCCCGGCTTCTTGTACTGAGGGAGGGACAAAATGCCACACTCGGCACCCGGCTCCTCCACGCTGCTCAGAGCACCCAGCCGGGGGCTTGACCCAGCAGGGAAATCTCCTCCTCGCTCCACAAGCCGGGTGAGGAGCAAGATCCTGTCTCACTTCACCTCGGATGTGTCAGCTCACATTTTGGGGCTTTGGCCTCTCCCGACACAGCTTTCGTTGCCGGGAGAAAATGGCCAAGCAAAGGCTCATTTCTCCAGGCTGGTGGGAGATGGAGGGAGTTGGGGgtggtgggcagggctgggctggtgggcagggacaggatctgagggagcagctggagctgtgcagggagggctgggctggagagcagggaaaggctggattttgggaaaggttggattttgggaaagactggattttgggaaaggctggattttgggaaaggcTGGATTTTgagaaaggttcttcccccagagggtgctgggcactgcccaggctccccagggaatgggaacattcccaaatctgccagagctccaggagagtttggacagGGCTGCCAGGGATacccagggtgggattttggggtgtctttGCAGGGCCTGGGGTTGGAGCAGAGATCCCAGTGAGCCCCTTCCAGGCCAGgacattccatgattccatggcagtgccaagggcaggggagggcaggggagggcaggggagggcaggggagggcaggggagggcaggggagggcagggaagggaagggaagggaagggaagggaagggaagggaagggaagggaagggaagggaagggaagggaagggaagggaagggaagggaagggaagggaagggaagggaagggaagggaagggaagggaagggaagggaagggaagggaagggaagggaagggaagggaagggaagggaagggaagggaagggaagggaagggaagggaagggaagggaagggaagggaagggaagggaagggaagggaagggaagggaagggaagggaagggaagggaagggaagggtctCACCTGTCAGATTTTTACAAGGGTCTCACCTGGCAGTTCTCACAGCACTCCCCGTGTGCACAGGCAGCTCCCGagctcagcttgcagctctCAGGGTCACAGCACTCGTTCGTGCACTCCTGGGACAGAAGTAacaggggacagggctggggacagggacagcaaaCCTCTGcccctggctgggatggaaatctgggatctggCTTTGGCTTTTTTGGGAAGCACCTGCCCTAAAATCCCTGGGTCTGGAGGTGGAAGCTGTGCAGGGAACTTGGGGTTTGGGCTGAGCCCTGGGGGTGGCTTTGTCCCACTCTCGGTTCCTCTGTCACCCCCTCCTGCCAAACCAGGCCTTCATCTTTCCCAGCACTCAGCACGTCCCCAGCCACCCCAGCTCAGCAATTTGGTGACCACAATTTCTACTTCAGCAAGATCTGTGTGCGCCTCAGGGGCTGccagaaagcagctgctgtgcaaacaaacaaacaaacaaacaaaaatccacaaTCCCCTTTGCCTTCCCCAAGGATTCTCTCACTGCCAGGTACCTCGGGAGTgccacagtcacattcctctcccTTCTCCACGAACCCGTTCCCGCAGGACGGAGGGGCAATGatgctgctcagctctgggaTGTTGGTCAGGCACCTGGGCATGTCGGCCAGCATGAACGTCTCAaagctctgcaggctgcaggagctgaactCCTTGGGAATCCTGGAGCTGTGTTGGGAAAACAGGAGGATTTATGGTAGGATTGGCGTGGGCAAGGAGGAGAAACACATCTTGGGAGAGATTTGTTGCTGTCCCCACAACTCTTGGGTGTAAACATTTTTCTAAACATACAGGGACCAAATCCCGGGTTGGGTTTTTCGTGGGAACACCTGACAACGACCTGGAATTtaatccattttaatttttttttttttaaattattttaaaattcatttgaaTGTAATAATCTCACAGGACAAAACCACTGGCCCAGTTTGGAAGCTCTCAGCTTGCCCAAAACCCATTTTCAGCCCCAATTTtacccccagccccacctgaCAGTGTCTGTCATGATGCAAACGTCGTCGCTGCACGAGCAGACCTCGGTGTCGTGGCTCATGCCCAGGTTGTGCCCCATCTCGTGGGCCATGGTGGCTGCCACTGCAATCTCGTTCCTGTTGTGGTCCTGGGGAGCCAAGGAAAAGCTCTTTGTTATTTCCAGGTTTGTTATTTCCCTATTTCCAAGcagcaagaaaatgaaaaccacaaTTTTTCCTCGAGTGGAATTATCCTCGCGATGCACGAGGGGCTCACGTGGTGCTCAATCCATCCActggattatttttattgtttcataAAGATATTTATAACATTAGACACAACGGAGGTTTTCTTTAACCCCTTCacttccattaaaataaaatcccagaatggtttgggttgcagGGGACCTTAAATGCCATCCAGttccagggcagggacacctccctctATCCCAGattgttccaagccctgtccagcccagccttggacacttccagggctcTGCTTGGGAATTTTTACAGTTTAATCATGAACCAGATAACTGAGAGTACCCTAAACCCAACATTATTCACAAGAGTTCTTCACTGGCAGAGTGAAAAACCATAGGaaagcctttaaaaatgaaataaaaatgaatcaGACCTGAATAATACCTGCAGAGTATAAATCACTGCATATGGATTTGAGGAAGGCCAATCCAATGGTGGTTCCCTCGAAGTCCAGACCTCTGGAAGGAAACACAAAAGCACAGTGAGATCAAGGATGGGGCTCTGAACTCAGGGATCTTTCCCAAACCAGGCTGGAGGTTTCATCCCCAGCTCCAGATGGAATCTCACATcgaataaaatatttaattttaagatctctgcaaataaaaaaaaaaattaaaaaaaaagcaaacaaaaaaaacccacaaaaatcaaTTGAAGCACTTTTCattgtaatatttatttaaattctgtGATGGTTTTTCAGATTTAAAGCATCTGTGGGAGTGTAAAAAGCTCCAAATGCAGCAAAGGGATGAGTCAGGACCTCTAGGCATGAGACAGAAAAGTGACATGAGGTCAGCGCTGGTTTAATTTGGCATTTCCCACattttttgggaaattaaaTTCATCATT of Cinclus cinclus chromosome 29, bCinCin1.1, whole genome shotgun sequence contains these proteins:
- the ADAM28 gene encoding disintegrin and metalloproteinase domain-containing protein 28, with the translated sequence MEILLISALLLLFLQQGSSREKFPGAEHYEIVYPQKLHAVHRRGVGTSSESKYDDIVKYGIKANGEEVVLKLQKNRDLLAGDYSETLYSAGGRQITTTPHIKDHCYYGGHVEGDAESVASISTCTGLSGYFETRGQKFLIEPLGASGRAEHVVYKYEALKQEPIKTCGLVNNSWEQDSRDPINDIFKSSNSPEMKAYLKARKYLELYIVADNALYKKYDEDVKKIRQRIFGIVNYINTVYKSINTHVALVGLEVWTDGNKCPLSRSAGSTLDNFSRWRRTELLTRKRNDNAQLITGLDFEGTTIGLAFLKSICSDLYSAGIIQDHNRNEIAVAATMAHEMGHNLGMSHDTEVCSCSDDVCIMTDTVSSRIPKEFSSCSLQSFETFMLADMPRCLTNIPELSSIIAPPSCGNGFVEKGEECDCGTPEECTNECCDPESCKLSSGAACAHGECCENCQYKKPGSVCRAVKDDCDLAEMCTGSSPSCPEDRFRVNGHPCNFGEGYCYMGTCPTRDSQCKAAFGPQATEGPASCYHMNERGTYFGYCRKEQGTHLPCKKKDKMCGKLYCSGGREMPRDGSLLTFRSCKGSFPRAGEEDPGMILDGTKCGNGMVCSHGECVHAEEVFRSTNCSAKCSGHAVCDHKMQCQCEEGWAPPNCDSSSALTSIAVAAGVLAVLAVTAAAAVLLTRFRGFHKSHQTGRGPGATNQVFVDQEQSCREQPVLVPPAPKVIDNKVLPVPPPQENKPQRQSPALRPKGPPPPVPVTKPGSSHPEKKFAPERKPPPVPVPKGKPPPPPQALKPPMNPRV